Proteins from a genomic interval of Helicobacter pylori Shi112:
- the fabZ gene encoding 3-hydroxyacyl-ACP dehydratase FabZ yields the protein MEQNHQNLQSQFFIEHILQILPHRYPMLLIDRVVELEANKKIVAYKNITFNEDVFNGHFPDKPIFPGVLIVEGMAQTGGFLAFTSLWGFDPEIAKTKIVYFMTIDKVKFRIPVTPGDRLEYHLEVLKHKGMIWQVGGTAQVDGKVVAEAELKAMIAERD from the coding sequence ATGGAACAAAATCATCAAAACTTACAATCTCAATTTTTTATAGAGCATATCTTACAGATTTTACCTCACCGCTATCCCATGCTATTGATAGACAGAGTAGTGGAACTAGAAGCCAATAAAAAAATTGTCGCTTATAAGAATATTACTTTTAATGAAGATGTGTTTAACGGGCATTTCCCTGATAAGCCCATTTTCCCGGGCGTTTTGATCGTAGAGGGCATGGCGCAAACGGGAGGGTTTTTAGCCTTCACTAGCTTGTGGGGGTTTGACCCTGAAATAGCCAAAACAAAAATCGTGTATTTCATGACGATTGACAAGGTTAAATTCCGCATTCCTGTAACCCCAGGCGACAGATTGGAATACCATTTAGAAGTTTTAAAGCATAAAGGCATGATCTGGCAAGTGGGCGGCACGGCTCAAGTGGATGGCAAAGTGGTCGCTGAAGCCGAATTAAAAGCCATGATCGCAGAGAGAGATTAA
- a CDS encoding flavoprotein oxidoreductase, with product MVILKNNRYYTIRKPLACICKNTDALHHKLKETLYSDTTHAPLMHHSCVWLRIFSLK from the coding sequence TTGGTTATTCTAAAAAATAACCGCTATTATACCATAAGAAAACCGCTCGCTTGCATTTGCAAAAACACCGATGCATTGCACCATAAGCTTAAAGAAACGCTTTATTCAGACACCACTCATGCACCGCTCATGCATCATTCATGCGTGTGGCTTAGAATATTTTCTCTTAAATGA
- a CDS encoding DNA/RNA non-specific endonuclease: MKTFKNLLCFSLIAMSWLQADMLDNFTKAINSYTTKKLNEIKDQVNSANPTKTYANGILTNIDCKVLKNNFYSVCYSSELKNPIYGVSVLFGDLVDKNNIEKRYEFKTDTRLAKYQQATTQDYTRSGFDRGHFVANDASFDFASNPLRETYRMTNITPEAKNTNRHSVLLVEKEGRNLARKYHQVLVEELTIIKQGYRTFSSKNIAIPSGFWYHYDISLTDSYENAKSECFYIPNDNQKYPLQEMRRDCKEYERVEKQVVFKNDKNAELKELSKYLNNAKKY, translated from the coding sequence ATGAAAACCTTTAAAAACTTGCTCTGTTTTAGCCTGATTGCTATGAGTTGGCTCCAAGCGGACATGCTGGATAATTTCACTAAGGCTATTAACAGCTACACCACTAAAAAGCTTAATGAAATCAAGGATCAAGTAAATAGCGCTAACCCCACTAAGACCTATGCTAATGGCATTCTCACTAACATTGATTGTAAAGTCTTAAAAAATAACTTTTATTCGGTGTGTTATTCTAGCGAGCTAAAAAACCCTATTTATGGCGTGAGCGTGTTGTTTGGGGATTTAGTGGATAAAAATAATATTGAAAAACGCTATGAGTTTAAAACGGACACACGATTAGCCAAATACCAACAAGCCACGACACAAGATTACACAAGAAGCGGTTTTGATAGGGGGCATTTTGTGGCGAATGACGCTTCTTTTGATTTTGCGTCTAACCCTTTAAGAGAGACTTACAGAATGACTAATATCACCCCTGAAGCCAAAAACACCAACAGGCATTCTGTTTTATTAGTAGAAAAAGAGGGCCGTAATTTGGCTAGGAAATACCATCAAGTTTTAGTAGAAGAACTCACCATCATCAAACAGGGTTATAGGACTTTTAGCTCTAAAAATATCGCTATCCCTAGCGGATTTTGGTACCACTATGATATAAGCCTAACCGATAGCTATGAAAACGCTAAAAGCGAATGTTTCTACATCCCTAATGACAACCAAAAATATCCCTTACAAGAAATGAGAAGAGATTGTAAAGAATATGAGCGGGTTGAAAAGCAAGTGGTTTTTAAGAACGATAAAAACGCTGAGTTGAAGGAATTGTCTAAGTATCTTAACAACGCTAAGAAGTATTAA
- a CDS encoding prephenate dehydrogenase, producing MKAGIIGLGLMGGSLGLALQEWGRFKSVTGYDHNALHAKLALTLGLVDECVEFEKILECDVIFLAIPVEGIIACLKKMTPVKKSATIIDLGGAKAQIIHNIPKSIRKNFIAAHPMCGTEFYGPKASVKGLYENALVILCDLEDSGTEQVEIAKEIFLGIKARLIKMKSNEHDTHVAYISHLPHVLSYALANSVLKQNDPEMILSLAGGGFRDMSRLSKSSPLMWKDIFKQNRDNVLEAIKKCEKEIAQAKAWIENNDYESLAEWMAQANKLQEFM from the coding sequence ATGAAAGCAGGCATTATTGGTTTAGGGCTTATGGGGGGGAGTTTGGGGCTGGCCTTGCAAGAATGGGGGCGTTTTAAAAGCGTTACAGGCTATGATCATAACGCTTTGCATGCTAAATTAGCCTTGACTTTGGGGCTTGTAGATGAATGCGTGGAATTTGAAAAGATTTTAGAATGCGATGTGATTTTTTTGGCCATTCCGGTTGAGGGCATCATTGCATGTTTGAAAAAAATGACTCCCGTTAAAAAAAGCGCAACGATTATTGATTTAGGCGGTGCTAAAGCGCAAATCATTCACAATATCCCTAAAAGCATTCGTAAGAATTTCATCGCCGCACACCCCATGTGCGGGACAGAGTTTTATGGCCCTAAAGCGAGCGTTAAGGGGCTGTATGAAAACGCTCTTGTGATATTGTGCGATTTAGAAGATTCAGGGACTGAGCAAGTAGAGATCGCTAAAGAAATCTTTTTAGGCATTAAAGCGCGCTTGATTAAAATGAAATCCAATGAACATGACACTCATGTGGCTTATATCAGCCATTTACCCCATGTTTTGAGCTACGCTCTAGCTAATAGCGTTTTAAAGCAAAATGACCCAGAGATGATTCTATCCTTAGCGGGTGGGGGTTTTAGGGATATGAGCCGTTTGTCTAAAAGCTCGCCTTTAATGTGGAAGGATATTTTCAAACAAAACCGAGACAATGTCTTAGAAGCGATTAAAAAATGCGAAAAAGAAATCGCGCAAGCTAAGGCTTGGATAGAAAATAACGATTATGAAAGCCTTGCAGAATGGATGGCGCAAGCGAACAAACTCCAGGAGTTCATGTAA
- the lon gene encoding endopeptidase La, giving the protein MTEDFPKILPLLVEEDTFLYPFMIAPIFLQNNASIKALAYAKTNKSLVFIACQKDKLNDNEAPYYDVGVIGSVMREANMPNGRVKLLFNGIAKGRILEPVKENEQGFLEAQIIPIEYLEYDKENIQAIIEVLKEKVITLANVSSLFPPDLIKALEDNDDPNRIADLIAAALRLKKDQAYSLFASDNTEQRLLDLIDIVIEETKTQKLQKEIKSKVHQKMEQTNKEFFLKEQLKQIQKELGTDKQRDEDLNQYYQKLESVKPFLKEEAFKEIKKQIDRLSRTHADSSDSATLQNYIETMLDVPFGQYGKKALDIKRVREQLDKDHYSLKRPKERIVEYFATMQLLEMRHKKKQEKKDKAKGTILCFYGPPGVGKTSLANSIAKAIERPLVRIALGGLEDVNELRGHRRTYIGSMPGRIVQGLIEAKKMNPVMVLDEIDKVDRSVRGDPASALLEILDPEQNIAFRDHYANFSIDLSQVIFIATANNIDRIPAPLRDRMEFISVSSYTPNEKEEIAKNYLIPQELEKHALKPSEVNISHECLKLIIEKYTREAGVRDLRRQIATIMRKAALKYLEDSPHKKGRTKKSEDRKSENEDFCVSVTPNNLKEYLERMVFEIDPIDEENKIGIVNGLAWTPVGGDVLKIEALKIRGKGELKLTGSLGDVMKESAIIAFSVVKALLDNETLKAPKIPSETPKDAEGKKKKKALKVYNAYDLHLHVPEGATPKDGPSAGIAMASVMASILCDRATRSKVAMTGELTLSGEVLPIGGLKEKLIAAFKAGIKTALIPVKNYERDLDEIPAEVRENLNIVAVKNIAEVLEKTLL; this is encoded by the coding sequence ATGACTGAAGATTTTCCTAAAATTCTGCCTTTATTGGTGGAAGAAGACACCTTTTTATACCCCTTTATGATAGCCCCTATTTTTTTGCAAAATAATGCGAGCATTAAGGCGTTAGCTTACGCTAAAACCAATAAATCATTAGTCTTTATTGCATGCCAAAAAGACAAATTGAATGACAATGAAGCCCCTTATTATGATGTGGGGGTGATTGGATCTGTTATGCGTGAAGCCAACATGCCTAATGGGCGCGTGAAATTGCTCTTTAATGGCATCGCTAAGGGGCGTATTTTAGAGCCTGTCAAAGAAAACGAGCAAGGCTTTTTAGAAGCTCAAATAATCCCTATTGAATATTTAGAATACGATAAAGAAAACATTCAAGCTATCATAGAAGTGTTAAAAGAAAAAGTGATCACTCTAGCCAATGTCAGCTCACTCTTTCCTCCGGATTTGATCAAGGCTTTAGAAGACAATGACGATCCTAACCGCATCGCTGATTTAATCGCAGCGGCCTTGCGTTTGAAAAAAGATCAGGCGTATTCTCTTTTTGCCAGCGACAACACCGAGCAGCGCTTGTTGGATTTGATTGATATTGTGATAGAAGAGACTAAAACCCAAAAGCTCCAAAAAGAAATCAAATCCAAAGTCCATCAAAAAATGGAGCAAACCAATAAGGAATTTTTCTTAAAAGAGCAGCTCAAACAGATCCAAAAAGAGCTTGGCACAGACAAACAGCGAGATGAAGATTTAAACCAATACTACCAAAAACTAGAGAGCGTCAAGCCTTTTTTAAAAGAAGAAGCGTTTAAGGAGATTAAAAAGCAAATTGACCGGCTAAGCCGAACCCATGCGGACAGCTCTGATAGCGCGACTTTGCAAAATTATATTGAAACCATGTTAGATGTGCCTTTTGGGCAATACGGGAAAAAAGCGCTTGACATTAAGCGAGTGAGAGAGCAACTAGACAAGGATCATTATTCCTTAAAAAGGCCTAAAGAGCGTATTGTAGAATACTTTGCGACCATGCAGCTTTTAGAAATGCGCCACAAGAAAAAGCAAGAAAAAAAAGACAAAGCTAAAGGCACGATTTTATGCTTTTATGGGCCTCCTGGCGTGGGTAAAACGAGTTTGGCTAATTCCATTGCTAAAGCGATAGAGCGCCCTTTAGTTCGGATCGCTTTGGGGGGATTAGAAGATGTGAATGAATTGAGAGGGCACAGACGCACTTATATAGGCTCAATGCCCGGGCGCATTGTCCAAGGGCTTATTGAAGCCAAAAAGATGAATCCGGTCATGGTTTTAGATGAAATTGATAAGGTGGATAGGAGCGTTAGGGGTGATCCAGCGAGTGCTCTATTAGAGATCTTAGACCCTGAGCAAAATATCGCTTTTAGGGATCATTATGCGAATTTTAGCATTGATTTGTCGCAAGTGATTTTTATCGCTACCGCTAACAATATTGACAGGATCCCAGCCCCTTTAAGAGACAGAATGGAATTTATCAGCGTGTCCAGCTACACGCCTAATGAAAAAGAAGAAATCGCTAAAAACTACCTCATCCCCCAAGAATTAGAAAAGCACGCCTTAAAGCCTAGCGAAGTGAATATTAGCCATGAGTGTTTGAAACTCATTATTGAAAAATACACCAGAGAAGCGGGCGTTAGGGATTTACGAAGACAGATCGCAACGATTATGCGTAAAGCGGCTTTAAAATACCTAGAAGATAGCCCGCATAAAAAAGGGCGAACCAAAAAGAGCGAAGATAGAAAAAGCGAAAATGAAGATTTCTGCGTCTCTGTCACGCCTAACAACCTTAAAGAGTATTTAGAACGCATGGTGTTTGAAATTGACCCCATAGATGAAGAAAATAAAATCGGTATCGTCAATGGTTTGGCATGGACTCCAGTAGGCGGCGATGTGCTTAAAATTGAAGCGCTTAAGATTAGAGGCAAGGGGGAATTGAAGCTCACCGGGAGCTTAGGCGATGTGATGAAGGAATCCGCCATTATCGCTTTTTCTGTTGTCAAAGCCTTATTGGATAACGAAACCTTAAAAGCGCCTAAAATCCCTAGCGAAACCCCTAAAGATGCAGAGGGTAAGAAAAAGAAAAAAGCGCTGAAAGTTTATAACGCTTATGATTTGCACTTGCATGTCCCTGAAGGGGCTACGCCTAAAGACGGCCCGAGCGCTGGGATCGCTATGGCGAGCGTGATGGCGAGCATTTTGTGCGATAGGGCTACAAGAAGCAAGGTGGCAATGACGGGCGAATTGACTTTGAGCGGGGAAGTTTTACCCATAGGGGGGTTGAAAGAAAAATTGATCGCTGCTTTTAAAGCCGGCATTAAAACCGCTCTCATTCCTGTCAAAAATTACGAAAGGGATTTAGATGAAATCCCTGCTGAAGTGCGAGAGAATTTAAACATCGTTGCGGTGAAAAACATCGCTGAAGTGTTAGAAAAAACTTTGCTTTAA
- a CDS encoding biotin synthase, translating into MQEIFLCSISNVRSGDCKEDCAYCTQSSHHQGAIKRYKFKDEKVVLQEARALRELGALGFCLVTSGRELDDEKCEYIAKLAKAINQEELGLHLIACCGRADLEQLEFLRDAGIHSYNHNLETSQNFFPKICSTHTWEERFITCENALRAGLGLCSGGIFGLNESWEDRIEMLRALASLSPHTTPINFFIKNPVLPIDAETLSADEALECVLLAKEFLPNARLMVAGGREVVFKDNDKKEAKLFEYGINAVVLGDYLTTKGKAPKKDIEKLLSYGLTMATSCH; encoded by the coding sequence ATGCAAGAGATTTTTTTATGTTCTATTTCCAATGTGCGCAGTGGGGATTGCAAAGAAGATTGCGCTTATTGCACGCAAAGCTCACACCACCAAGGAGCGATTAAGCGCTATAAATTCAAAGATGAAAAAGTGGTTTTACAAGAGGCTAGAGCGTTAAGGGAATTAGGGGCTTTAGGGTTTTGTCTGGTTACTTCAGGGCGCGAATTAGACGATGAAAAATGCGAATATATCGCCAAATTGGCTAAAGCCATCAATCAAGAAGAATTGGGCTTGCATTTAATCGCATGCTGCGGGCGCGCGGATTTGGAGCAATTAGAGTTTTTAAGAGATGCGGGCATTCATAGCTACAACCATAATTTAGAGACTTCGCAAAATTTCTTCCCTAAAATTTGCTCCACGCACACATGGGAAGAAAGGTTTATCACATGCGAAAACGCTTTAAGGGCGGGGTTAGGCTTGTGCAGTGGGGGGATTTTTGGGCTTAATGAGAGCTGGGAAGACAGGATTGAAATGCTTAGGGCGTTAGCTTCGCTCTCCCCGCACACCACACCCATTAATTTTTTCATTAAAAACCCGGTATTGCCCATTGATGCAGAGACTTTAAGCGCGGATGAAGCCCTAGAATGCGTGCTTTTGGCTAAAGAGTTTTTGCCTAACGCTAGGCTTATGGTGGCTGGGGGGCGTGAAGTGGTGTTTAAAGATAACGATAAAAAGGAAGCCAAGCTTTTTGAATACGGCATCAATGCGGTGGTTTTAGGGGATTATTTAACCACCAAAGGCAAAGCCCCTAAAAAAGATATAGAAAAACTGCTCTCTTATGGCTTGACAATGGCGACAAGCTGTCATTAA
- a CDS encoding YihY family inner membrane protein: protein MRELFKSVRGFLRLLRMIFPERLKNAFLGLSELFYYASSLSFYTILSLSPILLFVFSLFVSNYMQAHSGEMEALIFPNAPKLIGAIKDFLENFKKTDMTLGTLEEVSILVALVLFCENYRSIASKIFQAKPRDYAHFKGKEIFLFWGFGTTLVFLFALPLVVFFDIKIQVFFEDKNSSLLHVLRWIGTYAFFLILFTIPTNKVFKHYFWVFLWVFFTSVSWHVLKWAFTYYVLYNRTYHELYGSVSILWFLMSWVYVSWLVILIGMYGCKVCDTFDPKEVFKKFLGFFKKET, encoded by the coding sequence ATGAGAGAACTTTTTAAAAGCGTTAGAGGGTTTTTGCGCCTTCTTAGAATGATTTTCCCCGAGCGTTTGAAAAACGCCTTTTTGGGTTTGAGCGAATTGTTTTACTACGCTTCCAGCTTGAGTTTTTATACGATTTTGTCTTTATCGCCTATTTTGTTGTTTGTGTTTAGTCTTTTTGTGTCCAATTACATGCAAGCGCACAGCGGTGAAATGGAAGCCTTGATTTTCCCCAACGCTCCTAAACTCATTGGCGCGATTAAGGATTTTTTAGAAAACTTTAAAAAAACAGACATGACCTTAGGCACGCTTGAAGAGGTGTCTATTTTAGTGGCGTTGGTGCTTTTTTGTGAAAACTACCGCTCCATCGCGTCAAAGATTTTTCAAGCAAAGCCCAGAGATTATGCGCATTTTAAGGGTAAAGAAATCTTTTTATTTTGGGGTTTTGGCACGACTTTAGTGTTTCTATTCGCTCTGCCTTTGGTGGTGTTTTTTGACATTAAGATCCAAGTGTTTTTTGAAGATAAAAATTCAAGTTTGTTGCATGTTTTAAGATGGATAGGCACTTACGCGTTTTTTTTGATCCTTTTTACCATTCCTACAAATAAGGTGTTTAAACATTATTTTTGGGTGTTTTTATGGGTGTTTTTTACGAGCGTTTCTTGGCATGTGCTGAAATGGGCCTTCACTTATTATGTGTTGTATAACCGCACTTACCATGAGCTTTATGGGAGCGTTTCTATTTTGTGGTTTTTGATGAGCTGGGTGTATGTGAGCTGGCTTGTGATTTTAATTGGCATGTATGGGTGCAAGGTGTGCGACACATTCGATCCTAAAGAAGTGTTTAAGAAATTTTTAGGCTTTTTTAAAAAAGAAACTTGA
- the fliW gene encoding flagellar assembly protein FliW — translation MIFDVKVPILGFETIHKMRLQKIDEVFLRLNSAEDNSVVSFTLVNPFALRKYDFEVPTPLKILLELEGAKSVLIANIMVVQTPIELSTVNYLAPLIFNFDKQLMGQVVLDSNKYPHYHLRENILSHTHE, via the coding sequence ATGATTTTTGATGTGAAAGTGCCTATATTGGGGTTTGAAACCATTCATAAAATGCGTTTGCAAAAGATTGATGAAGTCTTTTTGCGTTTGAATAGTGCAGAAGATAATTCCGTGGTGTCTTTCACGCTGGTTAATCCCTTTGCTTTAAGAAAATACGATTTTGAAGTGCCTACCCCCTTAAAAATCCTTTTAGAATTAGAGGGAGCAAAGAGCGTTCTGATCGCTAATATCATGGTCGTTCAAACCCCCATTGAGCTTTCCACCGTGAATTATTTAGCCCCTTTAATTTTCAATTTTGACAAACAGCTCATGGGGCAAGTGGTTTTGGATTCTAACAAATACCCACACTATCATTTAAGAGAAAATATTCTAAGCCACACGCATGAATGA
- a CDS encoding tyrosine-type recombinase/integrase → MKKSNDNNALARSQRELFVGIRDFIVFKFKRMVVFNGVRDFTKMRFLSIELEKCENIKDLEKLCHTIYNQGTKHILMMRVLFLFFDYFCKNLKVKRLRLINEEMLVNFLFELAKQRKINSMAKYVMYIRQFFDYLDRTKHYEFYFSLKNIAFAKHKDNLPKHLNSKDLKSFVYTLINYRTRSSYEKRNKCILLLIILGGLRKSEVFNLELRNIVLEKEHYILLIKGKNNKERKAFIKREMLEKSLDEWLGDSKRLSSFNGRFVFKKSLSNYTQKYCSISNFVLKIFMLSGIENFKQYGTGLHLFRHSFATLVYAKSRDIVLTSRALGHQSLSSTKIYIHTAQEYNKQVASIFDNLLSG, encoded by the coding sequence ATGAAAAAATCAAATGACAATAACGCACTCGCCAGAAGTCAAAGGGAGTTGTTTGTAGGGATTAGGGATTTTATTGTTTTTAAATTTAAGCGTATGGTTGTTTTTAACGGAGTAAGGGATTTTACAAAAATGAGATTTTTGTCCATAGAATTAGAAAAATGCGAAAATATTAAAGATTTGGAAAAATTATGTCATACAATTTATAATCAAGGCACAAAGCATATTTTGATGATGCGTGTATTGTTTTTATTCTTTGACTATTTTTGCAAGAATTTGAAAGTTAAGCGATTGAGACTAATCAATGAAGAAATGCTTGTGAATTTTTTATTTGAGTTAGCTAAACAAAGAAAGATTAATTCAATGGCAAAATATGTAATGTATATTAGGCAATTTTTTGATTACTTGGATAGGACTAAACATTATGAATTTTATTTTAGTCTTAAAAATATAGCCTTTGCTAAACACAAGGATAATTTGCCTAAACATCTAAATTCAAAAGATTTAAAATCTTTTGTATATACTCTTATAAACTATAGAACTAGAAGCAGTTATGAAAAGAGAAATAAGTGTATTTTACTCTTAATTATTTTGGGTGGTTTGAGAAAATCTGAGGTTTTTAATTTAGAATTGAGAAATATTGTTTTAGAGAAAGAGCATTATATCTTGCTTATAAAAGGCAAAAACAATAAAGAGCGAAAAGCGTTCATTAAACGAGAAATGCTAGAAAAATCTTTAGATGAGTGGTTGGGTGATAGCAAACGATTGAGTAGTTTTAATGGGCGTTTTGTATTTAAGAAGTCTTTGTCTAACTATACTCAAAAGTATTGTTCAATCAGTAATTTTGTGTTAAAGATTTTTATGTTGAGTGGTATTGAAAATTTTAAACAATATGGCACAGGATTGCACCTATTTAGGCATAGTTTTGCCACTTTAGTCTATGCTAAGAGTAGGGATATTGTTTTGACTTCAAGAGCATTGGGGCATCAGTCCTTAAGCTCCACAAAAATCTACATTCACACCGCACAAGAATATAATAAACAAGTAGCAAGCATTTTTGATAATTTGTTGAGTGGGTGA
- a CDS encoding DNA methyltransferase, with product MQDLFTQGYPPPPPQSVIKDRTPNNASNNGEIELPTHITSNLKNELRNYQKQAINNYLEKRQSNPFQKHFMFEMATGSGKTLNEVQNAFKKFSFPQEKVDDFLTFINHENRGEKYPLEDTWNSNKWDKLNSIAIDSSVSRVDETIAIDDENFKGQKPEALISRILEVSTQENDLVLDFFAGSGTTCAVAHKMKRRYIGIEQMDYIETITKERLKKVIGGEQGGISKKCDFKGGGSFVYAELKEVNLEVKKQILNAKSKSECLKIFNDLSERFLKRADCKIGEIHSEEFQNLDLNEQKRICCTLLDSNEDYLNLGDIDEDAWGIDGITKKYNEIFYS from the coding sequence ATGCAAGATTTATTCACTCAAGGTTACCCCCCCCCCCCCCCCCAATCAGTAATCAAAGATCGCACGCCCAATAACGCGTCCAATAATGGAGAAATAGAGCTACCCACTCACATCACAAGCAACTTAAAAAACGAGCTTAGAAATTATCAAAAACAAGCGATAAATAATTATTTAGAAAAACGACAATCCAACCCCTTTCAAAAGCATTTCATGTTTGAAATGGCAACCGGTAGCGGTAAAACCTTAAATGAAGTGCAAAATGCTTTTAAAAAATTTTCTTTTCCGCAAGAAAAAGTAGATGATTTTTTAACTTTTATAAATCATGAAAATAGAGGTGAAAAATATCCATTAGAAGATACATGGAATAGTAATAAGTGGGATAAATTAAATTCAATTGCTATTGATAGTTCAGTTTCAAGAGTTGATGAAACTATAGCAATTGATGATGAAAATTTTAAAGGTCAAAAACCCGAAGCCCTAATTTCAAGAATTTTAGAGGTTTCTACCCAAGAAAACGACCTCGTGTTAGACTTTTTTGCCGGGAGCGGGACGACTTGCGCGGTGGCGCACAAAATGAAACGCCGCTACATTGGCATCGAGCAAATGGACTATATAGAAACGATCACTAAAGAAAGGTTAAAAAAAGTCATAGGGGGCGAGCAAGGGGGCATTTCTAAAAAATGCGATTTTAAAGGGGGCGGGAGTTTTGTCTATGCTGAATTGAAAGAAGTGAATTTAGAAGTTAAAAAACAAATCCTTAACGCTAAAAGCAAGAGCGAATGCTTAAAAATCTTTAACGATCTTAGCGAGCGTTTTTTAAAACGCGCCGATTGCAAGATTGGTGAAATCCATAGCGAAGAGTTCCAAAATTTAGATTTAAACGAGCAAAAAAGGATTTGTTGCACGCTTTTAGACTCTAACGAAGACTATTTAAACTTGGGCGATATTGACGAAGACGCATGGGGGATAGATGGGATCACTAAAAAATACAATGAAATTTTTTATTCTTAA
- a CDS encoding outer membrane protein assembly factor BamD — MRLKHFKTFLFITMAIIVIGTGCANKKKKKDEYNKPAIFWYQGILREILFANLETADNYYSSLQSEHINSPLVPEAMLALGQAHMKKKEYVLASFYFDEYIKRFGTKDNVDYLTFLKLQSHYYAFKNHSKDQEFISNSIVSLGEFIEKYPNSRYRPYVEYMQIKFILGQNELNRAIANVYKKRHKPEGVKRYLERIDETLEKETKPKPSHMPWYVLIFDW, encoded by the coding sequence ATGCGTTTAAAACATTTTAAAACTTTCCTTTTTATCACAATGGCGATTATTGTTATAGGCACCGGTTGTGCGAACAAAAAGAAAAAAAAAGATGAATACAACAAACCGGCGATCTTTTGGTATCAAGGGATTTTGAGAGAAATCCTTTTTGCTAATTTAGAAACAGCGGACAATTACTATTCTTCTTTACAAAGCGAACACATCAATTCCCCCCTTGTCCCAGAAGCCATGTTAGCTTTAGGGCAAGCGCACATGAAAAAGAAAGAGTATGTTTTGGCGTCTTTTTACTTTGATGAATACATCAAGCGCTTTGGGACGAAAGACAATGTGGATTATTTGACCTTTTTGAAATTGCAATCGCATTATTACGCTTTTAAAAACCATTCTAAAGACCAGGAATTTATCTCTAATTCTATTGTGAGTTTGGGCGAATTTATAGAAAAATACCCTAACAGCCGTTACCGCCCCTATGTAGAATACATGCAAATCAAATTCATTTTAGGGCAAAACGAACTCAATCGCGCGATCGCAAATGTCTATAAAAAACGCCACAAGCCTGAGGGCGTGAAACGCTATTTAGAGAGAATAGATGAGACTTTAGAAAAAGAGACTAAACCCAAACCATCGCACATGCCTTGGTATGTGTTAATCTTTGATTGGTAG